In Gammaproteobacteria bacterium, the DNA window CAACAATGAAATTCTTGCCGGTGAGCACAGACATGCTTTCAACCAGCGCATTGATGTCGGCATCCTTGAGATTCAGGGTCACCGGCGCGGCCAGCGCTGGCAATGCCAGGAACCCGCCCAGCAATGCCGCCAGGATTTGGCGGCGCAAGGCATACCATTGGGAAGTCAGCCGTTTGTTAAGCCAATGAGTCATGGTTATCTTCAAAAAAATCAGTAGACACGGTAGCCAGTGCAACCGTTCCCCAGCGAGGTCCCCGGTTACGAGCCATCCAGGGTAAAGGTCAGAGGAACTTCGGCGCCATTGCGCAACACCCGAACGTCAATTTGGCTGGCGTTTATCAATTCTTGCAGGAGCGCCAGGCCCTGGGCCGGGCTGCTCAGGCGCATCCCGTTGATCTCGGTCAGTACGTCGCCGCCGTTTAAACCGAGTTGCTGGAAAATGCGCCGGTCGCGGCCTGGACGCAACCGGAAGCCAACAAACCGGCCATTTTGCACATAAGGACTGGCAAAGGCGATATCCTCCAACGCCTGGGACCGACTTGACGCTTCGCCACGCAATCGTCCAGCAATGTCACTGGCGTCAATCGCCTGGGGCGCATTAAACGTCGTCGGCCCCGGTTCTTCCACCGGCATCGGTGGTTCCGGTGGTTCGGGCGCGACTACCGGACGATTGGGATCATCCAGCTTCGGTAGCTTGATCAGTTCCTCCCGACCATTGCGGGACACCACGACCTGGTCGCGCTCAATCCGTTCCAGCCTTGCGCCTCCGGGCAAGGGATCGCCAATTCGATAACCCCGCTCCAGACTGTTGCCATCGGCAATGAGCGCCAGCGCTGAACCCTGGTTGCGTTCGGTGAAAAAAACGCCTACCAGGCGCAGATTCAGTGGCGTGACCGGCACAACAACCGGCGGCGGAGCTACTGGCCGATGGGTTTCAACCTTGCCGAAGAGATGCCACGCGCGGATAGCGGCGACATCCGCCGGTTGCTGGGAAGTAGAGCCTTCGCCGGTCGCCAATCCCGCTGCTGGCTCTGTTGTAATCTGAATCGGGGATGACGATTGGCCGGTCAGCATCGCCAAAGTCAACCTGGCCAGCGTGTGCGCCAGGGCGATCACCAGTAGCATGTTGACAGCAATCACGGCCGCCCGCGACCCGGTTTCGGAACGGGGCAGTATTCGCGGCAGGAATTGCGCGATTATCCGCAGTATGTGCGGCGTGGCCTTCACAAGAGACAACTTCATGGGAGGATCACAACATCATGCTCCCAGCATAACAAAAAAACGATCTCGATTGGCCCCGACTTTCCATGATCGGACAGTCAACGCTGGCCTCGGGACAATGCCAGGGAAGGCGTAATTGCTGTAACTCCAGCAACTGCGGGTTTAGCGCGCACGCCGATGACCCGACCTGACTGTAGAGGTCGCGGCAACTGAAGGTGTTGAGTCATCAGGTCGCCCAGCCGGTTGAGTACAGGCAGGGGCATCGTCGCGCTATGCCGTTCAGCCAGGTCTACATGAATCACGATGAGTTCTGTGGTCGCTGACAGGAATCCGCGCGTGGCATGGTAGAGACGGTGAAAATAGTGAATGCGCTTGCTGTCGAAACCCAGCAATTGCGTGGTGATGCGCATGGGATCGCCCGCAACGAGTTCGCGTTGATAGTTGACATGGCTTTCCACCACGAAAGCGGAGCATTGCTGGCTTTCACGGTAGTCCTGACCCATGCCCAAATAATCCATGAGGGCATCGGTCGCATGGTCAAAGGCCAGAACGTAATAAGCTACGTTCATGTGGCCATTATAATCGATCCATTCGGGAGGTACGATGCCGGTGTACAAGCTCAGGGGGGATTCGATCCGCATGTTTATAATCGTCATATTCCGTGAAAGCGCGGTACGCTACCTGCTTTTGCCACATTACGCAATGGCTTGGATTCTTGCAGCCGCCAGCAGATTCTGAAACCAGGATTTCAGCAACCAATCGGATAGCATCGGCAAGTCGTCGTGAATCGTGTTGGAAAGCGCTCGCGCCCAGAGTAACCCGATGCGGGCCAACTGGCGTAAGACCAATCCGAAAACCAGCCAGATGAGCCAAATCGGAATGACCGTCAGAATGCCAGTGACCAGATACCGTTGCGTGCGCGGTGGCAACTTGTGATGATGTGGGTTATTCGCCATATTGAAAGTCTCGATAAGCCTTTTCAGGAGTATGCCTGTTATGTCCTCTGCAACCTGCTTGCCCGCGTTGATTGAGCCGGAGTCGTTGCAAACCCATCTGGCCGATCCGGCGGTTTTAATCGTTGATCTCTGCGATCCGGCCAGTTACGCCGCCGGCCATATTCCGGGCGCGGTTCACCTGGCGTACTCGGAGCTGATTCGGATCAAACCGCCGGCAATGGGTCTATTGCCCGCGGAGAGTGACTTGAGCCAAGTGTTCTCACGGCTTGGGTTGATTCCGGAGCAGCAGGTGGTTGCTTATGACGAGGAGGGCAACGGCCGCGCGGGCCGGTTGCTGTGGACGCTGGCGGCGCTGGGGCACGAGCGGCTGTCCATGCTCAACGGCGGCATTCATGCCTGGGACGCCGTCGGCGGGGCGCTGGAAGCCCAGTTTCGCCATCCAGAACGCCGCACGTATCAAGCCCAGTTCGTAAACCCAGAGGCCGTTGCCGACCGTGATTATATTCTATCGCGACTGGGCCAAGCGGATGTGGCGTTGCTGGATACCCGCACCGCCGCTGAATACGCCGGGGCGGATGTGCGGGCGGTCCGCGGCGGCCACATCCCCGGCGCGGTGAATCTGAACTGGACCGACGCCATGGATTCGCAACGGCAATTACGTTTCCAACCCGATCCGGTTTTGCGTGAAATGCTGGAAATTCGCGGCGTCACTCCGGACAAAGAAGTGATTGTGTATTGTCAAACGCATCACCGTTCGGCGCATACCTACTGGGTGTTGCGTCACCTGGGTTATTCACGGCTGCGCGGCTATCCGGGCGCTTGGTCGGAATGGGGCAACGATCCGGCTTTGCCGATCGAAACCTGAGATTGCTTCAGCTTCCGTCTGGCGCTGCGACAAACAATCGTTCCCGATAAAATCTGAGTTCTTCAATCGAATCGCGAACATCCTGGAGCGCCAAATGGGTCGAGGACTTGTTAAAGCCCTTGATCCGTTCGGGATACCAGCGCCGCCCCAACTCCTTCACCGTGCTCACATCCAGATTGCGGTAATGGAACCAGGCTTCCAGTTCCGGCATCCAGCGCGCCAGAAAGCGCCGGTCCTGACAAATGCTGTTGCCGCACATCGGCGATTTATCGCGGGGAACGAGCGGGCGCAAAAATTCCAGAGTGCGCAATTCAGCCTCGCGCTCGTCAATGCGGCTGGCGCGGACCCGGGCAATCAACCCGGATTCGCCATGCTGTTTCTGATTCCAGTCATCCATTGCTGCCAGCACGGCATCGCTTTGATGGATCGCCAGCACCGGCCCCTCGGCGAGAATATTGAGTTGGCTGTCGGTCACGATGGTGGCGATTTCGATAATGTAGTCTGTCTGGGGCGCCAGGCCGGTCATTTCCAAATCGATCCAGATCAGGTTTTCGGGAGACATGAATTGGGTTCTCTTCACTTTTTCCAGGTTTGGCCATCAGGTCTCAGGTTCTTATCCCTTGATCCCGCCCAGCATGATTCCGGCGATGTAGTAGCGTTGCAAGACCACGAACAATAACATGACCGGCAACACGGTCAGCACCGAACCGGCCATCATCAATTCGGTATCCTGCACATGCTCGCCCAGCAGATTGGCTAACGCAACCGGCAGAGTCTGCATTGCGCTGTCGGTCAGCACGATCAGCGGCCACATAAAATCATTCCACGTCCCCATGAAAGTAAAAATCCCTAGCGTGACCAGGATCGGTCGGCACAACGGCAGCACCAGCGACCAGTAGATGCGAAATTCGCTGGCGCCATCCATGCGCGCTGCATCCAGCAGGCTATCGGGAATCGCCAGTAAATATTGGCGGATCAGAAAGATGCCGAAAATGCTGGCCATGCCGGGAATAATCACCCCCCCGTAAGTATTAATTAATCCGAACTGCTTGAGCAGCAAGAACAGCGGCAGCATCGCTACCTGGGCGGGAATGACCAGCGCCGCCAGCAAACTCTGAAACAACCGGTCGCGGCCCCGGAAGCGGAACTTGGCGAAAGCGTAACCGGCCATGGAGTTAATGAGCAGTGAAATTAGAGTCACTGCGCTGGCCAGCAGCGTACTGTTCAACAGATACCGGGCGAGATCAAGGCGCGTGAACAGCGCTCTGTAATGTTCAAAAGTCATCGCGCTCGGCCACAGGCGCGGCGGATAGCTGGTCGCTTCGCCGGGCGGCATCAGCGACGCCGCGATCATCCACCACAACGGGGTCAGCGTCAGTAACAAGCCCAGCGCTAGCAGGCTGTACCACAAAGCCGGCAGCAAACGATTGATCAATCGATTCACGAGGGTTCTCTCTGCCGCAGCTTCAATTGCAGCAGCGTTCCAGCCAGAATCAGCGCGAACAATACAAACGCCACTGCCGAAGCGTAACCCATGTTCCACCAGCGGAAGCCCTCTTCATACATCAGCAGCACCACGCTCAAGGTGCGATTCGCCGGTCCGCCCTGGGTCATCACATAAGGTTCCGCAAACACCTGAAAATAGCCGATCATGGTCATTAAGGCCACGAACAGAAAGGTCGGTCCTAACAACGGCAGGGTGATGTAGCGAAACTGCCGCCAAGCGCCTGCGCCATCAATGCGCGCCGCCTCGTAAAGTTGCGTCGGAATATTCTGCAAACCGGCGATAAAGATAATCATGTTGAAACCGAAATTCTTCCAGACCGCCATCAGGATGATCGCCGGCATCGCCCAATCCGGGTCACCCAGCCAATCGATGGGATCGACACCTGCCAGACTCAGCAGATAATTCAGCAATCCATAGCGGGGATGGTAGAGATAACGCCAAACCACCGCCACCGCCACCAGCGTAGTGACTACCGGCAGGAAGAACGCGGCGCGGAAGAAGCCGGGAAAGCGGGTTAGCGGCGCATTCACCAGCAGCGCCGCACCCAGGGAAACCGCCACTGACAGTGGTCCGCCAACAATGACAAAATAAAAGGTATTGCCGAGCGCCGTCCAGAACAGCGGACTTTGCAGAAGTTGCAGATAGTTGCTAAAGCCGATAAAGCGCAAGCGGTCGAGATCGCCCAGCGCATAAATGTCGAAATCGGTAAAACTCAACAATAATGCCGCAAATATGGGCAGAAAGAAGAACACGGCAATCAATAACAAGGCCGGCGCTAGAAAAGCCCAGGCGCTGGAAATGCGTAAATGCGGGTGATAAATCATGGCGTTAGACCCTGCTCCAGCAACCACCGGCGCTTCTCAAGAATTTGGTCGACATCTCGATCCAGCGCGGTTAGCGCTTCATCGACCGACATTTCCTGACGCACCGCCAATTCGGCGTAATAGGCAATGCGATTGGCGATGCGCTCCCATTCCGGAATCGGCGGCGTGGGTTGAACCTGCTGCAATTGCTGGCGGAAGGCTTGGGCGTAGCGGTTGCTCGCCAACACCGGAGCGCTCCAAGCCGACTGTCGGGCCGGCAGATCGCCGGTCAATTGGTAAAATCGCGCTTGTTGTTCGGGCTGCGCGAGATACTCCAGCAGTTTCCATGCAGCCTCCTGACGTGGCGACGTTCGGCTCAGCGCCAGGCTGGCGCCGCCGGCCAGCGATGCGCCCGGCAACGCCGCTGTTATCCACTTCCCTTGCATCGCCACGGGCAACCGCCGTCCAAACTCGCCGATATTCCACGGCCCGCTGACATAAACGGCGAAAGCGCCATTAGCGAATTCCTGATAGATGTTGGTCATCTGGCTATGGCTGACCGGCGGCGCCAGCCCCTCGTCAAACAGACTGAGATAAAAGGTAAACGCCTCACGGAAGCGGGGATCTTGAAAATGGCCGTACTGGTTTCGGTCGCGCAGCAAGTCCGCGCCGTGTTGCAGGGCGAGAATGACTGGCAACTGCCATTCATTAATCGGCAGCAGGATCGCGTAGCGTTCGGCGCCACTCAGGGTTTTAAGCCGGGCCATGGCTTGCAGCCAGTCATCCCAAGTCGCCGGTGGTTCGTTGAAACCCACTTCTGCGAGTAAATCGGTTCGATAAAAAAACAACCGGGTATCGACGTACCAGGGCAAAGCCCAGGTCTGATTGTCCAAGCGGTTAGTGGCGAGAATGCCGGGGAAATAATCGGCCAGTGCGGCATCCGGCCAGGTTTTCAGTCGCTCGTCCAACGGCGCAACGGCGCGCAGGGCCACAAATTCGGGAATCCAGGTATTGCCCAGTTGGAACAAGTCGGGCATCGCGTCACCGGCGTAAGCGGTCAACAGTTTTTCATGCGCTGCGCTCCAGGGAATTTGTTGCACCCGCACCCGGATGTCGGGATAACGACGTTCAAATCCGGGCAATAACGCCTTGACTTGTTCGCCTTCCTGACCCATCGCCCAGAATTCCACCACGACCGGTCGGTCAACAGCGGAGCCACAGCCGATTAGCCACAGGGTGACGAACAGGAGCAGGGATAACCTGGACAATATCAATATCCTCGCTAACTTCGAGATCTTCCAGGGTGGGCAGAAAAAACAGCCAGCGCTGGAACAGCTTGATCAGAAATCCGGGACTACCGGTCTCGAACCAGTCATTGCGGTAGACACGACCCTTGTCAATGAACAGCAGGATGTCGAAAGAGTTGTAGACCAGTTCCCCAGGAAAGTCGTAGTCGTTGTACCAGCGTTTCAGCTTATCCTGTTTTCGATGATGCTTTACAGACTGCAGATGCCAATCAGCAAGGGCGCGTGTGGGTCGGTCATGATGTGGAATCAGTCGGGTTGGTCAATAGTGTAAGTGTAGTGTCTGCATCAATTCAATTGATTTATCATGTTTTCTGGCAACCGACGCTGAAGCTGTCCGAATACCCAAATGAACCCTAATTCTCATGAAAACCGATTCCTCGATTTACGAATTTCTGGCGACGGGCGCTGAGGCGTTCCGGGTGCTGACCGGTGGCATGACCCTGACCGGGGCCTACCGCTTTAATGCGAATTAAGAGCTTCATCCTCAACTCGTTGAAAACCCGATTTCTGGATTTTCGTCAGCAATTCGATGAGTAACGTAACGTATTTATATTTAAGGATATTAGTTAGCTCTTAATTCGCATTTTACCTCACTGACCCTGAAAGGCATCGAACGGCGGCTAGACGGCATCTACGAACCGGATGGGCATGACGGACCCGTCTATGTCATCGAATTCCAGGGGCAAGCCTGGGCACCGGCCCGGTATAACCTGCTGGCCAAAATCGGACTCTACGGCGAGTTGCACCCGGAGCGGGATGTGCGCGGGCTGTTGATTTTTCTCCACAAGGGCGACGATGCCGGCGCGCCGCCCGTCGCGGTTGAATCGTTGTTCACCGTCGCCTATCTAGACGAGATTCTGCCGGCGTGGCGGGCGCGGGAACCGGACAATCCCTTTGTCGCGGTTTTTACACCGCTCCTGGTCAAAGCGGATGATGAGCTGTGGACCTGCGCACCCCACGCCTGGCAAACCATTCAGACCGCGCCCCTGAAACCCGCGACACGCATCACCCTGGAGCGGATTCTGGAATTCTGGTTGTTTGAACGATTTCCTTTCTTGACGATGAAGGAGTTGCGAACCATGTTGAGCGTACTATTGTCCTGCTAATAGAGAAATTCACTAAAATATTCGTCATATAATTGATTTTTATAAATTATTAAAAAATACATCCCTTGGAATGTAGGGATCACTGCTAGCGAGACTATAACACCGCTTGAACAAACCGTGATCTATAAAGAGATTTTTGCCGAGGGCGAGGCCAAGGGCAAAGCCGAGGGCGAGGCCAGGGGCGAGGCCAGAGGCGAGGCCAGAGGCGAGGTCAAGGGTAAAGCCGAGGGTCTGAAACGGTTGCTGACCCGGCGGTTTGGCCGGGTGCCCCGCTGGGCGATCCAGCGCTTGGACACGGCGGCGATGGAACAACTGGATGCCTGGTTGGAGGGGATTTTCGACGCCCGCAGTCTGGAGGAGCTAATCGGCCCTAAACCGAAGAAGAGTGTGAAGCCGTCTGCTGACGTATAAATTTTGAATCATGAATTCCCCCTTTAGCAAAGGGGGAGGTAAACAAACATCCTATTCCAGAATCTTGATCTACCCGCCTCGCCCCATCGACGCATCCAGCGCCGTGACCAATGCAGAGGCCGGTCGGTCATGAAACACCCCGCACTCTGCGCCGCGCGCTGGGTCCATGCCGCGCAGGAACAGATAAAACACCCCGCCGAAATGCCGCTCATAGTCGTAATCCAGCACCCGCAACCCTAAATAACGGTGCAACGCCACGGTATAAATCAAGTATTGCAACACATACGCCTCGCGGGCCATGGCCTCTGCCAACCGCTCCGGCTGATACGCCGCCGGTTCCGGGCCAAGCCAGTTGGATTTGTAATCCACCAGATAAAACCGCCCTTCCGCTTCAAACACCAGGTCAATAAAGCCTTTCATGTAACCGCGCAGGGGACTGAACTCCAGATTTTCGATCATTTCCGCAAACGGACCCGCCGCGTACCCATGCCGTTCCAGCACCCGTCGCAACGCCTCGGGACGCAGGTGCGCCAGCGGGTAATAAAACTCCAGTTCGTTCAACCGTCGATCCAGCGTTACCGCCTCCAAGCGCAATTCACTGCCATCCAGCGGCGTCGCCAGCACCCGTTCCACCCAGTTGGCAACGACCGGCGTCCATTCCTCCGCTTCCAGACCATGCCCGGTCAAGGTGCGCTCCACCAGTTTCTCCAATCGCTCCCGATCCTGTTGACTGAAATCCAGCCGCTCAAAAATGGCGTGCAAACAAGTTCCTGCCCGTGCGCCGCGTGGGAAGCTGAAGAGGTCCAGACGTGGCGTGGCTAACCACTCGGGTTCGGCCATCGGCGCAACGGTGGTCATGTCATAGTCCGGCATTTCCGCCGACAGCCCCACCGTGAGCGAGGTAAAACTGCCCACGCGCCAAAACTCAGCCAGCGAGCCGGTGAACGTGCGCGCCCGTAACACCGGTTCTTCTACCGTCGGCGGTTGATAACGGCTGCCGGTTTCCTCGGGCAAGGGCGTGATCGCCACCGTGTCCCCCGCTGGGGCAAAGGCGCTCTGCAAGTCACCGAGAAAGGCAGCGGGCGTGAGGCTGTCAAACCGCTGTCGGGTGACATCCAGCGCATCCTGCGTAGGCCCGACGGCTGCGGGATGATGCAACAACCAAGCAGGCGGCGCGGTGTCCGCCTCTTTAATCTTGCCCCAAACCAGGTAGCAACGCTGCTTGGCGCGGGTCAACGCAACGTAGAACAAGCGCAGACTCTCGGCCATTTCCTCCCGCCGGGCCAGTCGAATTGCCGGGTCATCGTCCTCAACGCCAATCGCCAGAACAGAACGGCGCAAATCCGCCGGGTCGTGATACAGCACTCGATCCTCTTCGCCAGTGCGCAACCGACCATCCCACAGGAACGGACAGAACACGATTTCATATTCCAGTCCCTTGCTCTTGTGGACGGTGACAATCCGCACCAGATTTTCATCGCTTTCCAGGCGCAATTGCTGCTCTTCGTCCTTATTCGCCGGCAGGCGGCGGCTGTCGCCCAGCCATTTGAGTAATCCGGCCATGCCCGGATGGGCGCGACTGGCGATGTGCAGCAATTCCGCCAGATGCAGCACATTGGTCAAACGCCGCTCGCCGTCGCGGAAGGCCAGCAGGCGTTGCGGCACGCCTTCGTGGATCAGCCAGACGCGGAAGAAACGCATGAAGCTGTGCTCCTGCCACAATTGCCGGTAATCCTGGAATTTCTCCAACCAACGCGCCCAAGTCTGCTCCTCTTCATGCAACTGATGCAGGGTTTCGCCGCTTAACCCGAACAGCGCGGACGCCAGCGCAGTGCGCACCCGGCCCTCATGACCGGGTTCAGCAATCGCCGCCAGCAACCATTCCAGTTGTCGCGCTTCGTCGGAGAGAAACACGCTGTCATCAGCGTGCTGGACGCTGGGCACGTTCAGTTGCAACAACTGTCGGCGGATTAGGCGTCCCTGCCAATGGCTGCGCACCAACACCGCAATATCGCCGCCGGCCAGCGGTCGTTCGCCGATGTGCGCCTGATGGCGCGCACCCAGATTCAGCAACCGGGCGATTTCCGCCGCAGTGGCTTGAGCCGCTTGCTTGCCCGCTACGCCCTTGTTGATCGGCTTGCCGGAGGCGTCGGATTCGACCTGCCAGAGATGCAAGGGCGGCTCCAACTGGCCCTGAATACGCAAGGGGGGGTGTTGCTTGCGCTCTGCGGGAATCGCCGGATGGAAGGGAATACCCTCGAACAGAAAGGGCTGATCCTTGACCGCGCCGAACACCGCGTTCAACGCCGTCAACAGACGCGGATCGGAGCGCCAATTTACATCGAGAGTATGCTGTTGCTGCGTGTCGCTACGAGCGGTCAGGTAGGCAAAAATGTCCGCGCCACGAAAGCTGTAGATGGCCTGTTTCGGATCGCCGACCAGGAACACCGGCTTGCCGGTTCCGACATAGATACGCCGAAAAATCTCGTACTGCACCGGATCGGTGTCCTGAAATTCGTCAATCAGCGCCGCCGCATAGCGGTTACGTAAGGTTTCAATCAGCGCCGCGCCCCGGTGGGCGTCGTGCAGGGCGCTATGCAAATCTAACAGCAAGTCGTCGTAGGACTGTAGTTGTTGCCGCCGCTTGCGCAGCGCCAGTTCCCGGTTGCAGTATTCCAGCAATTGCACCGGAATTTGGTAACGACAGTAATCCGCCAGCGCCTCACAGGCGGTGTTCAGCGCGTCGCAGGCGTCGAAAAAAATATGGTGCGGCGCGGTTTGGCCTTTCTTCAGCGAAACATGCAGTTTGGACATCGTAAACTGTTCAAACTTATTGAACAACATCAGTTTTGGCGGATCGGCGCTGAGATAGGCATCCATCGTCTCCAGCCAGCCGGGAATGGATTTCAGGTTATATTTCTGCCGGTTCAAAGCCGGCGAATTGAGTAGCAAATCCTCGATGGCGGCCCGATCCTGTCGCCATACATCACGCGCTTTTTGAAAGGCGGCGATGAACGCCTGCTCCAGCGCCGCGCCGTTGGCATCGCCGTTCGGCGTCATGATATGCAGATACGGTTTGCCAAGATGCGGTTCGACCTGTTTCAGCAAGGTTTGCGGGCTGTCGCCCCGATCCAGGAAATATTGCACCACTAGGGGCGAACCGGGATAGAACTGCCGACGCCAGAAATCTTCAACAATCTCTTGCAACAACTCACGGGTATCGGCCATCAGTTCGGTATCGAACGACAGACCGCTCTCAAACGCATTGTCGCCCAGCACCCGTTTGCAAAACCCGTGAATGGTGAAAATGGCGGCTTCATCGAAACCACGCAAGGCGTTGCTCAGGCGGCGAATCGCCAGTTCCCGATCCGGGGCCAAATCCAGTAAGCGCATCCCCAGTTCATCCTCATCATCCGCGCGGCCCCGGAGAAAGGCGTGGCGGATTTGCGCCAAGCGGCCTCGAATGCGGTCGCGCAGTTCCTTGGTGGCGGCGTTGGTGTAGGTCACTACCAGAATGCGGTTCACCGGAATATGCCCCTCAACCACCAGGCGCACATAGAGCGCGGTGATGGTGTAGGTCTTGCCGGTGCCGGCGCTGGCTTCGATCAGGTTGAAGCCGCTCAGAGGCGTGTAGAGCGGGTCGAGACGTTGCATGGTGCTGAATCTGCTGCGTTGAGAAGGTAGCGTTGAAGGCGTTCCCCATGGTCAAGACCAAAATCCTATGAAACTTAATGAGCCCTGTTCAAATTTGAGTTTAGCCGGATGCGCCAAAAAATATCATGCAGGCGCACAGTCTTCAGCCAGTCAGCTTTGCCAACGGCTCCCCCATGCGCACAATGGCGTCGCGCTGCATTTCACGCTCCCAACGAACTTTCTGTGGGCTGAACAACAGGATGACGGTGGAACCCATGTTGAAACGGCCCATTTCTGCCCCCTGATCCAACTGCACCGCGCCGTCGCCCTGCAATGGATAGCTCCAGTGGCGGATCGTTGTTCCCAAGGGCGGGGTTATCGCCCCGGCCCACACGGTTTCGATGGACGCCACATTGATCGCCCCAACCAGCACCAGCGCCATCGGTCCCGCCGCCGT includes these proteins:
- the recB gene encoding exodeoxyribonuclease V subunit beta — protein: MQRLDPLYTPLSGFNLIEASAGTGKTYTITALYVRLVVEGHIPVNRILVVTYTNAATKELRDRIRGRLAQIRHAFLRGRADDEDELGMRLLDLAPDRELAIRRLSNALRGFDEAAIFTIHGFCKRVLGDNAFESGLSFDTELMADTRELLQEIVEDFWRRQFYPGSPLVVQYFLDRGDSPQTLLKQVEPHLGKPYLHIMTPNGDANGAALEQAFIAAFQKARDVWRQDRAAIEDLLLNSPALNRQKYNLKSIPGWLETMDAYLSADPPKLMLFNKFEQFTMSKLHVSLKKGQTAPHHIFFDACDALNTACEALADYCRYQIPVQLLEYCNRELALRKRRQQLQSYDDLLLDLHSALHDAHRGAALIETLRNRYAAALIDEFQDTDPVQYEIFRRIYVGTGKPVFLVGDPKQAIYSFRGADIFAYLTARSDTQQQHTLDVNWRSDPRLLTALNAVFGAVKDQPFLFEGIPFHPAIPAERKQHPPLRIQGQLEPPLHLWQVESDASGKPINKGVAGKQAAQATAAEIARLLNLGARHQAHIGERPLAGGDIAVLVRSHWQGRLIRRQLLQLNVPSVQHADDSVFLSDEARQLEWLLAAIAEPGHEGRVRTALASALFGLSGETLHQLHEEEQTWARWLEKFQDYRQLWQEHSFMRFFRVWLIHEGVPQRLLAFRDGERRLTNVLHLAELLHIASRAHPGMAGLLKWLGDSRRLPANKDEEQQLRLESDENLVRIVTVHKSKGLEYEIVFCPFLWDGRLRTGEEDRVLYHDPADLRRSVLAIGVEDDDPAIRLARREEMAESLRLFYVALTRAKQRCYLVWGKIKEADTAPPAWLLHHPAAVGPTQDALDVTRQRFDSLTPAAFLGDLQSAFAPAGDTVAITPLPEETGSRYQPPTVEEPVLRARTFTGSLAEFWRVGSFTSLTVGLSAEMPDYDMTTVAPMAEPEWLATPRLDLFSFPRGARAGTCLHAIFERLDFSQQDRERLEKLVERTLTGHGLEAEEWTPVVANWVERVLATPLDGSELRLEAVTLDRRLNELEFYYPLAHLRPEALRRVLERHGYAAGPFAEMIENLEFSPLRGYMKGFIDLVFEAEGRFYLVDYKSNWLGPEPAAYQPERLAEAMAREAYVLQYLIYTVALHRYLGLRVLDYDYERHFGGVFYLFLRGMDPARGAECGVFHDRPASALVTALDASMGRGG